A part of Desulfobacter sp. genomic DNA contains:
- a CDS encoding UpxY family transcription antiterminator, with the protein MMKELQWFALLTRSNFEKTVYTSICRKRIEAFLPTMRKPSRRKDRKLMIDWPLFPGYVFVRSTIVPADQLQILKTVGAVRLLGNVKGPIAVPDMQIASLKLLTSASQDLITGTTVQLKKGDPVMILEGPMAGLRGEFHQHKGQSRVIVKVDLLGQYAGVEVDSDNVEKIPDLLS; encoded by the coding sequence ATGATGAAAGAGCTACAATGGTTTGCGCTCCTGACCCGGAGCAATTTTGAAAAAACCGTATATACCAGCATCTGCCGGAAACGCATTGAGGCCTTTCTTCCCACAATGAGAAAGCCCAGCCGCCGAAAGGACAGAAAGCTGATGATCGACTGGCCCCTGTTTCCAGGGTATGTCTTTGTCAGATCAACCATTGTCCCGGCCGACCAGCTCCAGATCCTGAAAACCGTGGGCGCGGTCCGGCTCCTGGGAAATGTCAAGGGCCCCATAGCAGTGCCGGACATGCAGATAGCGTCCTTAAAACTGCTCACTTCGGCCTCCCAGGACCTGATCACCGGGACCACGGTCCAGCTCAAAAAAGGGGATCCTGTCATGATCCTTGAAGGTCCCATGGCCGGGCTGCGGGGAGAGTTCCACCAGCACAAGGGCCAAAGCCGCGTAATTGTCAAGGTGGACCTGCTGGGCCAGTACGCCGGTGTTGAGGTGGATTCGGACAATGTTGAAAAAATCCCGGATCTACTCTCATAA
- a CDS encoding integration host factor subunit beta, which translates to MNKLELISTLKDRADLTKSEAAEVIKIFFDSLAYSFVKGERVEIRGLCSFHIKEYKSYVGRNPKTGEKVQIPPKRLPFFKCGKELKERVDY; encoded by the coding sequence ATGAATAAACTTGAATTGATTTCAACATTGAAGGACAGAGCAGACCTGACCAAGTCAGAAGCTGCCGAAGTAATTAAAATTTTCTTTGACTCGCTGGCGTACTCCTTTGTCAAGGGGGAACGGGTTGAGATAAGGGGATTGTGCAGTTTCCACATCAAAGAGTACAAAAGCTATGTGGGCAGAAATCCCAAAACCGGAGAAAAAGTACAAATCCCACCCAAACGCCTGCCGTTTTTCAAATGCGGCAAGGAACTCAAAGAGCGGGTTGACTATTAA
- the holB gene encoding DNA polymerase III subunit delta', with protein MQEFGHPPEPTESHPEQGPEPGPLPQLRQLIRTLRIPNALLFYGAGGTGKKEAALEFVKSCNCSTTEALPCNSCISCKKINTGMHPDMIFLGPEENKKNITIAQIREMGRMISVRPNEADYRMVCIQDAGLMNVQAQNGLLKVLEEPPEKTFFILLAEGTSTLLPTILSRCRKFRFRPMPPEQIREILCTDGAIEQELARIIALTQGPDLDRALDFARNGGSWKEEWAGFRKWLIQSVLDLTSGPARTRMAKGLDLSQKLSSDPDLAASARAVIRTVLRDLCVFRYSPEQIVNLDFFDGFKDISGKHVYPTFLEWLTAFTETEKRLDSNSGPRLALDQFFLELSLS; from the coding sequence ATGCAAGAATTTGGTCACCCCCCGGAACCCACCGAGTCCCATCCTGAACAGGGTCCGGAACCGGGGCCTTTACCCCAGTTACGGCAACTCATCCGGACCCTCAGAATTCCCAATGCCCTTCTTTTTTACGGTGCCGGCGGCACCGGCAAAAAGGAAGCGGCATTGGAATTTGTTAAATCCTGCAACTGCAGCACCACTGAAGCCCTGCCCTGCAATTCGTGTATTTCCTGTAAAAAAATAAACACAGGCATGCACCCGGACATGATATTCCTGGGGCCGGAGGAAAATAAAAAAAACATCACCATCGCCCAGATCAGGGAGATGGGACGGATGATTTCCGTCAGGCCCAACGAGGCGGACTACCGGATGGTCTGTATCCAGGATGCCGGCCTCATGAATGTCCAGGCCCAGAACGGCCTGCTCAAAGTGCTGGAAGAACCGCCGGAAAAGACATTTTTCATCCTCCTGGCTGAAGGGACCTCCACCCTGCTTCCCACCATCCTGTCACGGTGCCGAAAATTCAGATTCCGGCCCATGCCCCCGGAACAGATCAGGGAAATATTGTGCACGGATGGCGCCATCGAACAGGAACTGGCCCGGATCATCGCCCTCACCCAGGGGCCGGACCTGGACCGGGCCCTGGACTTTGCCCGCAACGGCGGTTCCTGGAAAGAAGAATGGGCCGGTTTCCGGAAATGGCTCATCCAATCGGTGCTGGACCTCACCTCGGGCCCGGCCCGGACAAGAATGGCCAAAGGCCTGGATCTCTCCCAGAAATTATCCTCAGATCCAGATCTGGCGGCTTCGGCCAGAGCTGTCATCCGCACGGTGTTGAGAGATCTTTGTGTGTTCAGGTACAGCCCGGAACAAATAGTTAACCTTGATTTTTTCGACGGTTTTAAAGATATTAGTGGCAAACATGTTTATCCGACATTCCTCGAGTGGCTGACAGCCTTTACCGAAACCGAAAAACGGCTGGACTCCAACAGCGGCCCAAGGCTGGCCCTGGATCAATTTTTCCTGGAATTGTCATTATCATAA
- a CDS encoding stage 0 sporulation protein gives MTKVAGVKFKTAGKIYDFKSGAFVLNPGDRVIVETEQGLGFGTIAKVPEEKDQGDKKLKSIVRLATKEDFIKREEIKKLEKRAHEFCIKCINDLGLLMNLFSVESTFDRNKLTFFYTADGRIDFRELIKMLVKEYSIRIEMRQVGIRNLSKHCGGVGKCGRELCCSSFMHSFEPVSIKMAKEQGLSLNPTKISGVCGRLMCCLTFENQTYRHYKRKMPKLGKPITVDGEKGKVVRQNVLKSSITMRLEDRTEKEIPLSQLKQKKTGHKKK, from the coding sequence ATGACCAAAGTGGCTGGTGTAAAATTCAAAACCGCCGGAAAAATATATGATTTCAAAAGCGGTGCCTTTGTGCTCAACCCCGGAGACCGGGTCATTGTTGAAACCGAACAGGGCTTAGGCTTCGGCACCATTGCCAAAGTGCCCGAAGAAAAAGACCAGGGGGATAAAAAGCTCAAAAGCATTGTCCGGCTAGCCACCAAAGAAGATTTCATCAAGCGGGAAGAGATCAAAAAGCTTGAAAAAAGGGCCCACGAATTCTGTATTAAATGTATTAACGATCTGGGCCTGCTCATGAACCTGTTCAGTGTGGAGAGCACCTTTGACCGGAATAAGCTCACCTTTTTCTATACGGCCGACGGCCGCATCGATTTCAGGGAGCTGATCAAAATGCTGGTCAAGGAATACAGCATCCGCATCGAAATGCGGCAGGTGGGCATCCGCAACCTCTCCAAGCATTGCGGCGGGGTCGGCAAATGCGGCCGGGAACTCTGCTGTTCCTCCTTTATGCATTCCTTTGAGCCGGTGTCCATTAAAATGGCCAAAGAGCAGGGACTCTCCCTGAACCCCACCAAGATTTCAGGGGTCTGCGGCCGGCTCATGTGCTGCCTGACCTTTGAAAACCAGACCTACCGGCATTATAAGCGCAAAATGCCCAAACTGGGCAAACCCATTACCGTTGACGGGGAAAAAGGTAAGGTCGTCCGCCAGAATGTCCTTAAATCAAGCATCACCATGCGCCTGGAAGACCGGACGGAAAAGGAAATCCCCCTAAGCCAACTTAAACAGAAGAAAACAGGACATAAAAAGAAATGA
- the metG gene encoding methionine--tRNA ligase: MNHQFFTTPIYYVNAKPHLGHAYTSIAADVSTRFKKMQGIDTFFLTGTDEHGDKIVQAAEKENTTPKAYADKISQLFQDVLPLLNVKNDRFIRTTDPDHIEVVKSVLTTIHDRGDIYFSSYEGLYCFGCERFYQERELVEGKCPDHGTEPETIKESNYFFKMSNYQDWLIDHIKSNPDFIRPEQYKNEILSFLKEPLEDLCISRPKSRLTWGITLPFDEDYVTYVWFDALVNYITALGYPDSDRFKAFWPSTRHFVAKDIIKPHGIYWPIMLKAAGIDIYNGLNVHGFWNVQGSKMSKSIGNVTDPVEVTGEYGTDPFRYFLMREMVFGLDANFTEDAIVARINSDLANDLGNLFSRVLSMTQRYFKGEVKGGDPALNEKYSIEKEAARAIDAWAEAMNVCQFHKGLMAVWELVSFMNKYIDTNEPWTLAKDEAKYGELAMVLYQLMEGLRTVAGMIWPVMPETSGKITAALGLDLPEAGYYNLDAIRPWGQIPAGTVLEKPEILFPRIEVKKEKAAPAPRPFKPALKEEISIDDFAKIDLRAGKIIKAEKIEKSNKLLKLQVDLGVETRQIIAGIAKSYTPEDVIGKEVIVVANLKEAKLMGEVSQGMILAGSLKKDLILSGFHGSPKLGGPVK, translated from the coding sequence ATGAACCACCAATTTTTTACCACCCCCATCTACTATGTGAACGCCAAGCCCCACCTGGGCCATGCCTATACCTCCATCGCCGCCGATGTCTCCACCAGATTCAAAAAAATGCAGGGGATTGACACCTTTTTTCTCACCGGCACCGACGAGCACGGGGATAAGATCGTCCAGGCCGCGGAAAAAGAGAACACCACCCCCAAGGCCTATGCCGATAAGATCAGCCAGCTCTTCCAGGATGTGCTGCCCCTGCTCAACGTAAAAAACGACCGGTTCATCCGCACCACGGATCCCGACCATATCGAAGTGGTGAAATCCGTCCTCACCACCATCCACGACCGGGGGGACATCTATTTTTCCAGCTACGAAGGCTTGTACTGCTTCGGGTGCGAACGCTTCTACCAGGAGCGGGAACTGGTTGAGGGCAAGTGCCCGGACCACGGGACCGAACCCGAGACCATCAAGGAATCCAACTATTTTTTCAAGATGAGCAACTACCAGGACTGGCTCATCGACCACATTAAATCCAACCCGGATTTTATCCGGCCGGAGCAGTATAAAAACGAAATCCTCTCCTTTTTGAAAGAGCCCCTGGAGGATCTGTGCATCTCCCGGCCCAAGAGCCGGCTGACATGGGGAATCACCCTCCCCTTTGACGAGGATTACGTCACCTATGTCTGGTTCGACGCCCTGGTCAACTATATCACGGCACTGGGGTATCCCGACTCCGACCGCTTCAAAGCCTTCTGGCCCAGCACCCGCCACTTTGTGGCCAAGGACATTATCAAACCCCACGGCATTTACTGGCCCATCATGCTCAAGGCCGCCGGCATCGACATTTACAACGGACTCAACGTCCACGGGTTCTGGAATGTCCAGGGCTCAAAGATGTCCAAAAGCATCGGCAATGTCACGGACCCGGTGGAGGTGACAGGGGAATACGGCACCGACCCCTTCAGGTATTTCCTCATGCGGGAAATGGTTTTCGGCCTGGACGCCAATTTCACCGAGGATGCCATTGTGGCCCGGATCAACTCCGATCTGGCCAATGACCTGGGCAACCTCTTTTCCCGGGTGCTCTCCATGACCCAGCGCTACTTCAAGGGCGAGGTAAAAGGGGGCGATCCCGCCCTGAATGAAAAATACAGCATTGAAAAAGAGGCGGCCAGGGCCATTGACGCCTGGGCCGAAGCCATGAATGTCTGCCAGTTCCACAAGGGGCTGATGGCCGTGTGGGAACTGGTTTCCTTCATGAACAAGTACATCGATACGAATGAGCCCTGGACCCTGGCCAAGGATGAGGCGAAATACGGGGAACTGGCCATGGTGCTCTACCAGCTCATGGAGGGACTGCGCACCGTTGCCGGCATGATCTGGCCCGTGATGCCGGAGACCAGCGGCAAAATAACCGCCGCCCTGGGTCTTGACCTGCCGGAAGCCGGATACTATAACCTGGACGCCATCCGCCCCTGGGGACAGATCCCGGCCGGTACCGTCCTTGAGAAACCCGAGATCCTTTTTCCAAGGATTGAGGTCAAAAAAGAAAAGGCCGCACCGGCCCCCAGGCCCTTTAAACCGGCCCTGAAAGAAGAGATCTCCATTGATGATTTTGCTAAAATCGACCTTCGGGCCGGCAAGATCATCAAAGCGGAAAAAATCGAAAAATCCAATAAGCTGCTCAAACTCCAGGTGGATCTGGGGGTGGAAACCCGCCAGATCATTGCCGGCATCGCCAAAAGCTACACCCCGGAAGATGTCATTGGAAAAGAGGTGATCGTTGTGGCCAATCTTAAAGAGGCCAAGCTCATGGGGGAGGTCTCCCAGGGCATGATTCTGGCCGGGAGCCTGAAAAAAGACCTGATTCTTTCCGGATTCCACGGCTCGCCCAAGCTCGGCGGCCCCGTAAAATAA
- a CDS encoding PbpA, whose translation MNTYKKEDSWRDLQSDYFLRRRRKSFLRKFLNAMAAIIFMGGLAAGGAFLSQRMGLFNLFKESTLSRQTAPAPQAPAMLIKADIKALTRNIVFLNSIKTQFTAETEDGTATLQTRLDPRLQSLLNKRLDRLKPLTRGKPQRIAMVAMDGRTGFIKAMAGFDLADPDANPCIVSDYPAASIFKIVTASAAVDALGYTAATPVYFNGNKYTLYKRQLTEKKNKYTSRVSLASAFAESINPVFGKLGKLYLGREHLNDYAARFGFNNGPDADFKFEAGKFAVTESDYHLAELGCGFNRQTQISPVFAALMVSAVVNQGNSLIPRMVDRVSGPDGQPVYKSKKEVYKTPVRPQTAKTMVAVMKKTVSRGTARKAFRGYTRDKVLSGLTIGGKTGSLFNNKRTVKYDWFTGFGMEKNSGKILIVAVVVGHRKYIGTRAAEHARAMLKTYFTPVSGSPS comes from the coding sequence CTGAATACCTATAAAAAAGAAGACTCCTGGCGAGATCTCCAATCGGACTACTTTCTCCGGCGCCGGCGAAAGTCTTTTCTGAGAAAATTTCTGAACGCCATGGCAGCGATTATTTTTATGGGGGGGCTGGCGGCCGGCGGCGCCTTTTTGTCCCAGCGCATGGGATTATTTAATCTTTTCAAGGAGTCAACCCTTTCCCGGCAGACGGCCCCCGCCCCACAGGCACCAGCCATGCTGATCAAGGCCGACATCAAGGCGCTGACCCGGAATATTGTCTTTCTCAACTCAATTAAAACCCAGTTTACCGCAGAGACAGAAGACGGGACAGCCACCCTTCAAACCCGGTTGGACCCAAGGCTTCAGTCCCTGTTGAATAAACGCCTTGACCGGCTCAAGCCCCTGACCCGGGGCAAACCCCAGCGCATCGCCATGGTGGCCATGGACGGCCGTACCGGATTCATCAAGGCCATGGCCGGATTCGACCTGGCCGATCCCGATGCCAATCCCTGCATTGTCTCAGACTATCCGGCGGCCAGCATATTTAAAATCGTTACGGCTTCGGCCGCCGTGGATGCCCTGGGATACACCGCTGCCACGCCGGTCTATTTTAACGGCAATAAATACACCTTATACAAACGGCAACTCACGGAAAAAAAGAATAAATACACCTCAAGGGTCAGCCTGGCCTCGGCCTTTGCAGAGTCCATCAACCCGGTGTTCGGCAAACTGGGCAAGCTATACCTGGGCCGGGAACACCTGAATGACTACGCAGCCAGGTTCGGGTTCAATAACGGACCGGATGCGGATTTTAAATTTGAAGCCGGGAAATTTGCCGTCACCGAAAGCGATTACCACCTGGCGGAACTGGGGTGCGGCTTCAACCGCCAGACCCAGATTTCCCCGGTTTTCGCTGCCCTGATGGTCTCCGCAGTGGTCAACCAGGGCAATTCCCTGATCCCCCGCATGGTGGACCGGGTCAGCGGCCCGGACGGGCAACCGGTTTACAAAAGCAAAAAAGAAGTCTATAAAACTCCTGTCCGGCCACAAACCGCCAAAACCATGGTGGCTGTCATGAAAAAAACCGTTTCCCGGGGGACGGCCCGCAAGGCATTCAGGGGTTATACCCGGGACAAGGTATTGTCAGGGCTCACCATCGGCGGAAAAACAGGCTCATTATTCAATAACAAACGTACGGTAAAATACGACTGGTTTACAGGATTCGGCATGGAAAAGAACAGTGGAAAAATCCTGATAGTTGCCGTTGTGGTGGGACACCGCAAATATATCGGCACACGGGCGGCCGAACATGCCCGGGCCATGTTGAAAACCTATTTTACCCCCGTATCCGGCAGCCCGTCCTGA
- a CDS encoding SIS domain-containing protein, whose translation MKSYSKAAVKIFRHIRQLKVAVGKPLKRVEPNTLVLFPDRPNCLNCGICAFVAYKGIQDRESRNRLSAAEVLAAVSDNRLSENGGQTVPDNYMGGEPFLSTLIEQVRDLKRENEFSALYFNREETGNLDSLAAGLERIIQEEADRFKSLTSSLSAPEVEMIARQLEALRDIHWCLKKEILDNIQAIGALAPGLDRVPSDTGLLLFKRINAVLNSIDRLEVRGRDSAGISVMCTLSAQEFKNYKAALEKEGLTRVLKERSNHTILSNNSISMNSDLENGLTTICFVYKFAAEIGALGDNISFIRSQIKNDHLLQLAAGFPIASNSVSAHTRWASVGDISVPNCHPVDNTPTDREIAKSGIIHVCLNGDIDNYLELKTEYEARYDKIHPEINTDTKLIPLQIEHHLKLGQTVEEAFRLALNEFHGSHAISMHTDLAPGKLFLAQKGSGQAIFVGIAPDHYIAASELYGVVEETQHYIKLNGEDQGQIVVLDQHSAGGIEGIQSYYYDGRPIELTQKDVLTSQITSRDIDRQGFPHYFLKEISESPLSVEKTLENKFKQNPGSGLLNISLDPGIIPEHLEADLKSKKFNKIYFIGQGTAGIAAQGCADLLTHYLGDQNLDIRALKSSELSGFSIIGDQENRTAMADTLVVAISQSGTTTDTNRTVDMVKACGAATLAIVNRRDSDLTFKTDGVLYTSSGRDIEMSVASTKAFYAQITAGAVLGLHLTAILNARTEAYISEQLHALMALPEKMRTILEMKEEIKTSADRLAVTKNYWATVGSGANKTSADEIRIKLSELCYKTISSDFVEDKKHIDLSSEPLIIVCAAGTRESVLGDIIKDTAIFHAHKACPIVITTQGEDRFDLYAKSVFKIPEIQEHFAPILNTLVGHIWGYYAALAINEKSRFIYDARTEIQEAITDYRQMGHDDYEVLLENKFREKIAEFYNRFSRKRREGAFPAAIGLDTMANITLLLKYLSGRLPVLDFEIDFGIKGTPANMFSTFFDTMGQAINTMARPVDAIKHQAKTVTVGTSRISEKFEGLVFDELAAHDIQISQITNKNVLVIKNLQEIISTVHGGLLYRISGLNLLGEVTDGTRIQVVAKTGALESETSRVETDHRLKGTKNIIVREGNVYMGKGRKDNKNILVIPVISASPASPNIIENILSLNVGFKASDEVSLLKKIKALGGKYTRLKDWILESENITWDDKYLNLVDIDTLFGATAEKAVEAIIQKLE comes from the coding sequence ATGAAATCATATTCAAAAGCGGCAGTGAAGATTTTCAGACATATCCGGCAGCTAAAAGTTGCCGTGGGCAAACCCCTGAAACGGGTTGAACCCAACACCCTGGTCCTCTTTCCCGACCGCCCCAATTGCCTGAACTGCGGGATCTGCGCATTTGTGGCCTATAAAGGCATTCAGGACAGGGAATCCCGGAACCGCCTCTCCGCCGCTGAAGTGCTGGCCGCCGTCTCGGACAACCGTCTTTCAGAAAATGGGGGCCAGACCGTTCCGGACAATTACATGGGCGGAGAGCCATTTCTTTCGACCCTCATAGAGCAGGTCAGGGACCTGAAACGGGAAAACGAATTCTCAGCCCTGTATTTTAACCGGGAGGAGACCGGGAATCTGGACAGCCTTGCCGCCGGTCTTGAACGTATTATCCAGGAAGAGGCGGACCGGTTCAAATCACTGACCTCCAGCCTTTCAGCCCCCGAGGTGGAAATGATTGCCCGTCAGCTTGAGGCACTCAGGGACATCCACTGGTGCCTGAAAAAAGAAATTCTGGATAATATCCAGGCCATCGGCGCCCTGGCCCCCGGACTTGACCGTGTCCCTTCAGACACCGGACTGCTGCTGTTTAAGCGGATCAACGCCGTCCTCAACAGCATTGACCGGCTGGAAGTCAGGGGACGGGATTCGGCAGGCATCTCCGTCATGTGCACCCTTTCGGCCCAGGAATTTAAAAATTACAAGGCTGCCCTGGAAAAAGAAGGCCTCACCCGGGTACTCAAGGAAAGATCCAACCATACCATCCTGTCCAACAACTCCATTTCGATGAATTCGGATCTGGAAAACGGCCTGACCACCATCTGCTTTGTCTATAAATTTGCCGCAGAAATCGGGGCCCTGGGGGATAACATCTCCTTTATCCGCAGCCAGATTAAAAACGACCACCTGCTGCAGCTGGCAGCCGGTTTCCCCATTGCATCCAATTCGGTATCCGCCCACACCCGGTGGGCCTCGGTGGGCGATATCTCCGTCCCCAACTGCCACCCGGTGGACAACACCCCCACGGACCGGGAAATCGCCAAATCCGGTATCATCCATGTCTGCCTCAACGGCGATATCGACAATTACCTGGAACTCAAAACCGAGTACGAGGCCCGGTACGATAAGATCCATCCGGAGATCAACACGGACACCAAACTGATCCCGCTGCAGATCGAACACCATTTAAAACTGGGACAGACCGTTGAAGAGGCATTCCGGCTGGCCCTCAACGAATTCCACGGCTCCCATGCCATTTCCATGCACACGGACCTGGCCCCGGGCAAATTGTTCCTGGCCCAGAAGGGCAGCGGCCAGGCCATTTTCGTGGGCATTGCCCCGGACCACTATATTGCCGCTTCCGAGCTGTACGGGGTGGTGGAAGAGACCCAGCACTATATCAAACTCAACGGCGAAGACCAGGGCCAGATCGTCGTCCTGGACCAGCATTCCGCCGGCGGCATTGAAGGTATCCAGTCCTATTATTACGACGGCCGCCCCATCGAACTCACCCAGAAGGATGTGCTGACCAGCCAGATCACCTCGCGGGATATTGACCGCCAGGGGTTTCCCCACTATTTCCTCAAGGAAATCTCAGAATCCCCGCTCTCCGTGGAAAAAACCCTTGAAAACAAGTTCAAGCAGAATCCCGGTTCCGGCCTGCTGAACATCAGCCTGGACCCCGGCATTATTCCGGAACACCTTGAAGCTGACCTGAAATCAAAAAAATTCAACAAGATTTATTTCATCGGCCAGGGCACAGCAGGCATTGCCGCCCAGGGGTGCGCCGACCTGCTCACCCATTACCTAGGGGATCAAAATCTGGATATCCGGGCACTGAAATCCTCTGAACTCTCGGGTTTCAGCATCATCGGCGACCAGGAAAACCGGACAGCCATGGCAGACACCCTGGTGGTGGCCATCAGCCAGTCCGGCACCACAACGGACACCAACCGGACAGTGGATATGGTCAAGGCCTGCGGGGCCGCCACCCTGGCCATTGTCAACCGCAGGGATTCGGACCTGACCTTTAAAACAGACGGGGTATTGTATACCAGCTCCGGACGGGACATTGAAATGTCCGTGGCCTCCACCAAGGCCTTTTATGCCCAGATCACGGCCGGCGCCGTCCTTGGACTTCACCTCACCGCCATCCTCAATGCCAGGACCGAGGCATATATCAGTGAGCAGCTCCATGCCCTCATGGCCCTGCCGGAAAAAATGCGCACCATCCTGGAGATGAAGGAAGAAATCAAAACCTCCGCCGACCGCCTGGCTGTGACAAAGAATTATTGGGCCACGGTTGGCTCAGGGGCGAATAAGACCTCTGCCGACGAAATCCGTATCAAGCTGTCCGAACTCTGCTATAAAACCATTTCATCGGATTTTGTGGAGGATAAAAAGCATATCGACCTCTCCTCCGAGCCCCTGATCATCGTCTGTGCCGCCGGCACCCGGGAGAGTGTACTGGGGGATATTATCAAGGATACGGCCATCTTCCACGCCCACAAGGCCTGCCCCATCGTGATTACCACCCAGGGGGAGGACCGTTTCGACCTTTATGCCAAATCCGTATTTAAAATTCCCGAGATACAGGAGCATTTTGCCCCCATCCTAAACACGCTTGTGGGGCATATCTGGGGCTACTACGCGGCCCTGGCCATCAATGAAAAGTCAAGATTCATTTACGATGCCAGGACAGAGATCCAGGAAGCAATCACCGATTACAGACAGATGGGCCATGACGACTATGAGGTACTGCTGGAAAATAAATTCAGGGAAAAAATTGCGGAATTCTACAACCGGTTCTCACGAAAACGGCGGGAAGGGGCCTTCCCCGCGGCCATCGGGCTGGATACCATGGCCAATATCACCCTGCTGCTGAAATACCTGTCCGGACGGCTGCCGGTGCTGGATTTTGAAATTGATTTCGGCATCAAGGGAACGCCGGCCAATATGTTCTCCACCTTTTTCGATACCATGGGCCAGGCCATCAACACCATGGCCCGTCCGGTGGATGCCATAAAGCACCAGGCCAAAACCGTTACCGTGGGCACCAGCCGCATCAGCGAAAAATTCGAGGGCCTGGTATTTGACGAACTGGCTGCCCACGATATCCAGATATCCCAAATCACCAACAAGAATGTACTGGTCATAAAAAATCTTCAGGAAATCATTTCAACGGTGCACGGGGGCCTGCTCTACCGCATCTCAGGTCTCAACCTTCTGGGAGAAGTCACCGACGGAACCCGCATCCAAGTGGTGGCAAAAACCGGCGCCCTTGAAAGCGAGACCTCCCGGGTGGAAACCGATCACCGGCTCAAGGGCACCAAAAATATCATTGTCCGGGAAGGCAATGTATACATGGGCAAGGGGCGTAAGGACAATAAAAATATACTGGTGATCCCGGTGATCTCCGCCTCCCCGGCCAGCCCCAATATCATTGAGAATATTCTTTCCCTCAACGTCGGATTTAAGGCGTCAGACGAGGTTTCCCTGCTGAAGAAGATCAAGGCCCTGGGCGGCAAATATACCCGGCTCAAAGACTGGATTCTGGAGAGTGAAAACATCACCTGGGACGACAAATACCTGAACCTGGTGGACATTGACACCCTCTTCGGTGCCACGGCTGAAAAAGCGGTGGAGGCCATTATCCAGAAACTGGAATAA
- a CDS encoding ComF family protein: MITRFRHLSLVRGISSLVFPDKCLKCGIYIRRSPEVPLSACFCTACMGRLPGFGSPFCTCCGRRFSAGDDHLCESCLEKAPVVERVRAAFEYEGIVREAVALFKYQGRLSLARPFERHLFEAYCTWFSKEDIHLILPIPLHRKKSAKRGFNQSFLLIRNLMALHRERYGTPPPWTIDIRSLARVRHTPSQTGLDEKERETNLARAFEWQARQRPEGKNILLVDDVFTTGSTCRSAASALKSAGAGAVFALVLARA; encoded by the coding sequence ATGATTACCCGGTTCCGCCACCTGTCCCTTGTCCGGGGGATATCCTCTCTTGTTTTTCCGGACAAATGCCTTAAATGCGGCATTTACATCCGCCGCAGTCCGGAGGTTCCCCTCTCTGCCTGTTTCTGTACGGCCTGCATGGGCAGGCTGCCCGGGTTCGGTTCCCCTTTTTGTACCTGCTGCGGCCGGCGTTTTTCCGCCGGTGATGACCATCTATGCGAATCCTGCCTTGAAAAAGCACCTGTGGTGGAGAGGGTAAGGGCGGCCTTTGAATATGAAGGCATTGTCCGGGAGGCCGTGGCCCTGTTCAAGTACCAGGGCCGGCTCAGCCTGGCCCGCCCATTTGAACGCCACCTGTTTGAAGCGTATTGCACCTGGTTTTCAAAGGAAGATATCCATCTCATCCTGCCCATCCCCCTTCACAGGAAAAAGTCGGCAAAGCGGGGCTTTAATCAGTCCTTCCTTTTAATCCGGAATCTCATGGCACTCCACCGTGAAAGATACGGCACACCGCCACCCTGGACCATAGATATCCGCTCCCTGGCCAGGGTCAGGCATACCCCGAGCCAGACCGGATTGGATGAAAAAGAACGGGAAACCAACCTGGCCCGGGCCTTTGAATGGCAGGCCCGGCAACGCCCGGAGGGAAAAAATATCCTTCTGGTGGATGATGTATTTACCACAGGGTCCACCTGCCGGTCTGCGGCATCTGCCCTGAAATCCGCCGGCGCCGGTGCCGTTTTCGCCCTGGTGCTGGCCCGGGCGTGA